The region cactcactgcttcacaacactcactgcaacacaacactcactgcttcacaacactcactgcttcacactcactgcaacacaacactcactgcttcacaacactcactgcaacacaacactcactgcttcacaacactcactgcaacacaacactcactgcaacacaacactcactgcttcacaacactcactgcttcacaacacactgcttcacaacactcactgcttcacactcactgcaacacaacactcactgcttcacaacactcactgcaacacaacactcactgcaacacaacactcactgcttcacaacactcactgcaacacaacactcactgcttcacaacactcactgcttcacaacactcactgcaacacaacactcactgcttcacaacactcactgcaacacaacactcactgcaacacaacactcactgcaacacaacactcactgcttcacaacactcactgcttcacaacactcactgcttcacaacactcactgcaacacaacgctcactgcttcacaacactcactgcaacacaacactcactgcttcacactcactgcaacacaacactcactgcttcacaacgctcactgcaacacaacgctcactgcttcacaacactcactgcaacacaacactcactgcttcacactcactgcaacacaacactcactgcaacacaacactcactgcttcacactcactgcaacacaacactcactgcttcacaacactcactgcaacacaacactcactgcttcacaacactcactgcttcacactcactgcttcacaacactcactgcaacacaacactcactgcttcacaacactcactgcttcacactcactgcaacacaacactcactgcttcacaacactcactgcttcacactcactgcaacacaacactcactgcttcacactcactgcaacacaacactcactgcttcacactcactgcaacacaacactcactgcttcacaacactcactgcaacacaacactcactgcttcacaacactcactgcaacacaacactcactgcaacacaacactcactgcttcacactcactgcttcacaacactcactgcttcacaacactcactgcttcacactcactgcttcacaacactcactgcaacacaacactcactgcttcacactcactgcttcacactcactgcaacacaacactcactgcaacacaacactcactgcttcacactcactgcttcacaacactcactgcttcacaacactcactgcttcacactcactgcttcacaacactcactgcttcacaacactcactgcttcacaccactcactgcttcacacCTGTCTGAGGTAAACCATCCAGTCGGGTTTGCACTGTGAGACCACGTCGTACGGTGTGACCAGGTAGACCAGGTGCAGGCAGCTGTTGAGCAGCAGACCGTCCAGACCCTGGGACAGGTCTCTGTACAGGACCTCGCTGTAGGTCAGATCCACTGAGCCTGAGGACGAGAGGTGGACACGAGGTGTTGTGTAGACAGGTGTGATACCTGCAGATGTGAACAGGACTGAAATCAGAGGCATGACAGAGCTTTACCTTTAAAAGAAGCTCTTCCCAGCTTGGTGACCTGCAGAGTTTGGCTGTGAGAGTCTGAGGCCACAGTGATGAGACCTTTCTCCTGCAGGAGgtggacacactgctgcaccaCCTCCCTCACACTCCTctccacacacagctgcttctgCTGAACATGCAGCAGTGTCCCTCGCAGGAACTCTCTCACCTGCTCCAATGAGGTGGTGATCTGCAGAAGAAAACCCGTGAACGTCCACACAGCTGCGTTCGCCTCGGGGTGATGCGCTCAGacatcagaaacaaacaggGACTCACCTGCAGTCCGATCAGAGACAGGATGAGACTCAGGACGCCTTTTCCATCGTCATGCATCAGGTTGCTGTAGCAGTTCTCCATCGGGGCACACACGAGTGATTTagcctgaaaacacagtgaatcaGCAGTTTCTCCGATGAGCCACAGATCAACCTTTGCCTGGCTCCACCCTCTCACACACGTGTCTGCCCGTACATTCACAGCGTGAGGGTTAGGGGGTAAGATGCTGCTGTTACAGTTTTATAACCGGACCAACTTTCCATCTGTGAGGTGAAATATTTTTAAGATGAACGGAGAAACGGAACCACCTCAGGTCAGAACTGAATAAAAACCTGAGGAAATCCTGAGGACCTGTTCTCTGTACGAAGgcgttttgtttgtgttggaaACTGTTCTGCAAAACATATGATCACAAAATCAACATCAGAAAATATAAGCATGGCTTTCATCATTCAGCGTGACAGGAAGACCTGTTCTGATCTGAGTCATGCGTGATGCTGTGGGTGGAGTTACcatgtccctgtccctgtcctgCAGGATGAGGATGCTCTCTCCCACAGTGTCGATCCCCGCTCGGCCGGCACGGCCCACCATCTGTTTGTACTGACTTCTCTTCAGGAAGTCCGTGGCCACGTACGGTGATCGCAGAATCACTCTGGATGGAGGACGTCAGCGGCAGAGACAGGTTAAATGTGTCCTCTCAGGACAGTGACTCAGCATTAGACTGATTCAGAGGGAAAGACTGTGGCCTGgctctctgtcactgctcagtTAACGTGGGTTTGATTCATGAAGACAGACGTTTTTTAATACACAtcaaatccaaacaaaaaaaagaatactgAACTTTTGGCTGTGGAGCTTTCCCTGTCCAACCTGTGTCCTCTCAGTGTCTCACCTGCGGGCAGGTAGGTTGATCCCTGCAGCCAAGGTGGACGTACAGGCGAGGAGACAGAGGACCCCGGTGGAGTAGGCCTCCTCCACCAGCTTCCTCTCCTCAGTGGTCAGCCCGCTGTGGTGATAGGCCAAACCATAGGGCACAGTCCTCCTGAGCACCGGACACACCGAGCCGTTCCCGCTGTCCCTCAGCTCTCTGAGGAGGACGGCCTTCTCTGCTTCCCTGTGCCGGAGAAACTCCCTGTGGACAATCAGATTAACACAGTGGAGCAGTCAGTGCTGTCCATGCCAGGGCAGGAGGACGCCCGGGCAGGAGACATCGGCCCGATGCTTCACTCACTCTTTCAGATATTTGCAGATCATCCCTGCGACGTTCTCACAGTTCTTCTTGGTGGGACAGAAGACCAGGCACGAATGTGTTGGAATAACTTCAGTCACCAGAGCAATCACATGATCCGGGTCCATCTTCTGCATGGCACTGGAGTACTGAGGCAGATTACAGAGGTCGGACGCGTCAGCATCGTTTTCCAGCATTTTACTAAACATCCCCTCATTATCAGCACAGATATGTGAATACTGTCAGTACCTTAAAGTTGAGAAGACGTGAGAACTTAAAACAGTCCTCTTCCTTTGGGTCCACTTCATAGATGGTGTCGTTCAGTTTAACATATTCCTTCAGCTGGACCtggaaggacagaggacagaggacagagattcACCAGCCAAACAGACAGTAACAGAGACACTCAGTCAGGGGGTCGTTATTAATGACCATTTCACACAATTATGACAATAAACCTGTCGACCAACAGAACCTGATCAACAAACATGGAAAAGCACTTTCACTCTGTGTTAGCACCACGTACAGGTCTGAAGTCGTTGGTGTAATTTTCCGCCTGTAGAAATGTCTGCAGGTCCTCGATGTTTCCCAGAGTGGCGCTCATTCCAATGATCTGAGTCTTCTCTGGAGGAAACAGCAGGATCATTCATTTCACTCAGAAATCATGAAAGTTCAATGAAGGAAACGAGCAAAGAGCGAACGAATCACAGTGAGAGACACTTACTGCTCATGTACAGAACTTTAGCCAGTGTCATCTCAATAACTGCCCCTCTACTGCCATCCCCCAGCATGTGAAGCTGCATATGGAAGAAAAACACCTTCCATCAAACCTACTACCTTTACCTTCATATGAAAAACACCTTTTATTTAAGGGTGTGTGCTTGTACCTCATCAACCACCACCAGCCCGAGGTCATCCAGCCTGCTGGTTTCTATCAGGGAGTTCACGAGGCTGTGGGCTTTCTCTATCGTGGCGATGTAAAGCGACCTCTGGTGTCTCCTCTTCACCGGAGGAAACTTGCCCTTACTGCCGGCGTACTCCTCCACCATGAAGTCCAGCTCCAGGCCAAAGCTTGCTAACCCACGCACCTGAAAAATCAGGTCCTCTTCTACTGACTGTTCACATGAACAACATCATCTCTGCAACACTGTAAAGTACATTATTATGCAGATG is a window of Toxotes jaculatrix isolate fToxJac2 chromosome 16, fToxJac2.pri, whole genome shotgun sequence DNA encoding:
- the helq gene encoding helicase POLQ-like isoform X4 encodes the protein MVEEYAGSKGKFPPVKRRHQRSLYIATIEKAHSLVNSLIETSRLDDLGLVVVDELHMLGDGSRGAVIEMTLAKVLYMSKKTQIIGMSATLGNIEDLQTFLQAENYTNDFRPVQLKEYVKLNDTIYEVDPKEEDCFKFSRLLNFKYSSAMQKMDPDHVIALVTEVIPTHSCLVFCPTKKNCENVAGMICKYLKEEFLRHREAEKAVLLRELRDSGNGSVCPVLRRTVPYGLAYHHSGLTTEERKLVEEAYSTGVLCLLACTSTLAAGINLPARRVILRSPYVATDFLKRSQYKQMVGRAGRAGIDTVGESILILQDRDRDMAKSLVCAPMENCYSNLMHDDGKGVLSLILSLIGLQITTSLEQVREFLRGTLLHVQQKQLCVERSVREVVQQCVHLLQEKGLITVASDSHSQTLQVTKLGRASFKGSVDLTYSEVLYRDLSQGLDGLLLNSCLHLVYLVTPYDVVSQCKPDWMVYLRQFTLLSAAEQRMSAAVGVPESFVARKAAGQTVKNSGNMAVVRRMYLALVLFALLKETNVWNVAERFQLSRGFVQTLLSSSSAFCSCVLHFTEELEELWPFRALLTELTRRLSYCVKAELIPLMEVAGVMESRAKQLYNAGYKTLAHLANADPAVLSKTVGNLYKKQAHQIVASARMLLNEKAAALQEEVDDLLKMPLDLPSA